Proteins encoded within one genomic window of Streptomyces sp. NBC_01314:
- a CDS encoding DUF397 domain-containing protein encodes MPEPHWQKSSFSSEASNCIELAPTPDGTILLRESDDPTVTLNFQPRELTALLHTTRRGISPTSNDHSHRVVDLTRQKFTRPSATAGNDHNSDLPATAAVHWPAPLPSNGGLAGIIPRTSRTISHFP; translated from the coding sequence ATGCCCGAACCCCATTGGCAGAAGTCTTCGTTCAGCAGCGAGGCCAGCAACTGCATAGAGCTGGCCCCCACCCCCGACGGAACGATCCTTCTCCGCGAGTCCGACGACCCGACGGTCACTCTGAACTTCCAGCCCCGGGAACTCACCGCCCTGCTCCACACGACGCGGCGAGGCATATCTCCCACCTCAAACGATCACTCGCATCGAGTTGTTGACCTCACCCGTCAGAAATTCACAAGGCCGTCCGCTACCGCGGGCAACGACCACAATTCCGACCTACCCGCCACGGCAGCCGTCCACTGGCCGGCACCGTTGCCATCAAACGGAGGCCTCGCAGGAATTATCCCACGGACCTCCAGGACCATTTCTCATTTCCCCTAA
- a CDS encoding polymorphic toxin-type HINT domain-containing protein — translation MFGRFLPVRSRRLRRVRAAVVPTLGAALLVGLLPAQSFALPPDPATAEKGRETLKLETLDQDEIVAGAVSEPDLETLKVDVPPDQQQAPTGTVTTPAAGTEPVNFGSAASTTPASARMTATAQQVGMTPAGNLPVSLGQAPDQAAPTGTWQVQVYDRAAAVSQGVDGTVVKVQAPATGSVPISVKLDYAKFKNLYGADWASRLRFVQFPECYLTTPDDEACQEYEELETTNDIQTQSITATVDTAADGTVTPASARTTTPGGPSVAQASYRTSATGVTPVAATGDAAVVGAVDSGGGAGGTFKATPLASNGKWSAGGSSGAFTWTYPLTIPAAPAGPAPNVEFNYNSQSVDGRTAVASPQSSWIGEGWEYDAGHIERRYRACQDDRKKMKSGTANNTAKKDKTSDLCWVSHNAVMSLGGKTTELVRDAASGSNPETDTEIYRPESDDGTRIEHRVGGTNGDNNGEYWIVTTTDGTKYYYGLNQVGGGHADTDSVSTVPVFGNHPGEPCHATAFADSRCGAGKKQAWRWGLDKVVDVHGNTLVVTWKQETNHYAVKKKFKSPEQYDRYAYPKTIEYGMRSDLTKPSATVEFGVAQRCLKSATACDAANFAKTSDPGAYRPWWDTPGNLNCKSTSKLCPAFPSFWTQLRLDSVTTKAARAGQTGLGKVDTYELHQSFPEDWYYTSPGLWLNSITRRGFAPGDTTGTLQHKDGISFGEYTVGSSSPLKGRLRDRQLPNLVLSGPKDQRPPFTRPRIGTVATEHGGDIEIEYKGGCASEPSEDKGKNNGTCYPVRWSPDGDEKKPAKSWFNKYVVHSVTENDKVTPRGKIIRTTYDYTDPAWAKTDDEFTRPSLRTHSVWRGYRQVAVTKGSKTSSSAAVPQAQSYSETRYFQGVGGEVKDSTGKYTLVTDDEPQYAGMAAESLTYLNSDKGTPKKRSLNYLWSKQTASRFREAEDGADMDPLLAFRSGVKRTDEIQKVDDSWQAVRTLTTVDDTYGIPVQVETAVVKPDGSGEAFSDQICTKTSYVHNTSAWLIGLPKQQRTTGTTCADHDSADPATKLISASRTTYDNLSYGDAPTKGLVTAAAGVDGAGTSYSVVTRTTYDPLGRVRTVAKPGAGTTEMQYTPGDSGGPVTSVDAINAKGHAVTTTFDPGRGLALTVKDANGRVSRSEYDALGRFVKGWSPSRSSGGKSPNVEIEYQPAIATSNESRPAAVTTKSLKDDGTYSRQVTIYDGLMRQVQTQSQAHGPGRVVTDTTYNDHGLADEQTSAYLAKSEPAAELFAPKSKSLVPSRVKFRYDGLERPVSQSTYHDEKMVHEAKSEYGDTSTYVDPPGSTSPRARTFTDALGRVTSIRHYKDDGSTDQGRTTGYEYDARGYRTEVTDPAGNEWTYEYDARGRVTSTTDPDVGKTDTWYDEADRPYKVTDAEQRTTYTEYDELSRVKFVREGSQTSNPVKSFTYDTLSGALGQPVASTRHTVNGDYISRVTGYDTEYRPTGSETVIPANTMTTGVSGTYPSKYTYTQTGKPQTVTLPSVGGLAQEKVVTRYNSDGLTESTSGLAWYTSDVTYSPYGEPLRTVSGSQPNRVWTTNFVDPYTGRLQRTVADRETAGPHRISDSYYAYDKSGVITSNARQLSDASGDTWDTQCFTYDVMGELANAWTSNIAPAGNGTGCKSANGTTWGPRTDYAASSGPVADAPDTATDGSSPDASLKSTLAATAPAASTVSTGATAYHQSFTFDWLGNRATLTEADPADATKNVTFTYGYNTSKQPHTMTSIGSSPAGQSSAYTYDAVGNTTDRDLASGTQDLKWTSENKLDTITVGTKKTTYVYDATGNRILENSPSGSTLYLGETEVTTGSAGAVTRASRSYAQPGAPMVTRTATSGATTGHQLSALLADHLGTANTAVALASGQAVTRRAAKPYGELRGPKPASWPNKRGYIGVGIDDTTTGLTHIGAREYDQNSGRFISADPIIDIADPLQMNGYAYSNNSPVSNSDPTGLCLTCGEGLPIGGTGSNGTEKRYVGARQGASQGGGGVGEPSRTPEAEWVRAHTVSSNDARRVAGQYFGHGSNNLTSAAGGYWYPQTNVFGSPETVCFGRLGCNNARAYFLDHPDDVAGAKKIAANYCVDNRDKCVKDARVWERGMALGDEFVMALSMGLGRLVGAAGRKAGDCTQCFLAGTDVLMADGTTKDIEDIELGDKVQAADPETGETGAREVTRLIVTEDDKHFNELSIATEDGIEQLTATYEHPFWSPSENDWIEAGDLDSGMTLLTDEGDTVLVTGNRAYTQHARTYNLTVDDLHTYYVLAGATPVLVHNSGRCEFPWSSGRVSGSIRAINEGRTSVTVGSRSEAEEILLGMFQGDGYRNAAGFDGKGTRQYFGSKSGTYHWDDQLGADGRVLGHGAGNRDGDLPHLQIHTFEDSKYGGSIIRIFWKG, via the coding sequence GTGTTCGGTCGCTTCTTGCCTGTCCGCTCGCGCCGGCTGCGCCGGGTGCGCGCAGCCGTCGTGCCCACTCTCGGAGCGGCGCTGCTCGTAGGTCTGCTGCCGGCGCAGTCGTTCGCGCTGCCGCCCGACCCGGCCACGGCCGAGAAGGGCCGCGAGACCCTCAAGCTGGAGACCCTCGACCAGGACGAGATCGTCGCCGGAGCGGTCTCCGAACCCGACCTGGAGACTCTGAAGGTCGACGTCCCACCGGACCAGCAGCAGGCCCCGACGGGCACGGTCACCACACCGGCGGCCGGCACGGAGCCGGTCAACTTCGGCTCGGCCGCGAGCACTACTCCCGCATCGGCCCGTATGACCGCGACCGCGCAACAGGTCGGCATGACCCCCGCCGGAAATCTCCCCGTCAGTCTCGGGCAGGCTCCGGACCAGGCCGCGCCCACCGGCACCTGGCAGGTCCAGGTCTACGACCGCGCGGCCGCCGTGTCACAGGGCGTCGACGGCACAGTCGTGAAGGTCCAGGCACCGGCCACCGGATCCGTGCCGATCTCGGTGAAGCTCGACTACGCGAAGTTCAAGAACCTCTACGGCGCCGACTGGGCCTCCCGCCTGCGCTTCGTCCAGTTCCCCGAGTGCTACCTGACCACGCCCGATGACGAGGCCTGCCAGGAGTACGAGGAGCTGGAGACCACCAACGACATCCAGACCCAGTCGATCACCGCCACGGTCGACACGGCGGCGGACGGAACCGTCACGCCCGCTTCGGCGCGGACGACCACGCCCGGCGGACCGTCGGTCGCCCAGGCGTCCTACCGCACTTCGGCCACCGGGGTCACGCCGGTCGCCGCGACCGGCGACGCCGCTGTCGTCGGGGCGGTCGACTCCGGCGGCGGGGCCGGCGGCACGTTCAAGGCCACGCCGCTGGCCTCCAACGGCAAGTGGTCGGCGGGCGGCTCGTCCGGTGCGTTCACCTGGACGTACCCGCTGACGATCCCTGCCGCCCCCGCAGGACCGGCCCCCAACGTCGAGTTCAACTACAACTCCCAGAGCGTGGACGGCCGTACGGCTGTCGCCTCTCCCCAGTCCTCGTGGATCGGTGAGGGCTGGGAGTACGACGCCGGTCACATCGAGCGCCGTTACCGCGCCTGCCAGGACGACCGCAAGAAGATGAAGTCCGGCACCGCCAACAACACGGCCAAGAAGGACAAGACGTCCGACCTGTGCTGGGTGTCGCACAACGCGGTGATGTCCCTGGGCGGCAAGACGACAGAGCTGGTGCGGGACGCCGCCTCCGGCAGCAACCCCGAGACCGACACCGAGATCTACCGCCCCGAGAGCGACGACGGCACCCGCATCGAGCACCGCGTCGGCGGCACCAACGGCGACAACAACGGCGAGTACTGGATCGTCACGACCACGGACGGCACGAAGTACTACTACGGCCTCAACCAGGTCGGCGGCGGTCACGCCGACACCGACTCCGTCTCCACCGTCCCCGTCTTCGGCAACCACCCGGGCGAACCCTGCCACGCCACCGCCTTCGCCGACTCCCGCTGCGGCGCGGGCAAGAAGCAGGCCTGGCGCTGGGGCCTGGACAAGGTCGTCGACGTGCACGGCAACACCCTGGTCGTCACCTGGAAGCAGGAGACGAACCACTACGCCGTGAAGAAGAAGTTCAAGTCCCCGGAGCAGTACGACCGTTACGCCTACCCGAAGACCATCGAGTACGGCATGCGCTCCGACCTGACCAAGCCGTCCGCGACCGTCGAGTTCGGCGTGGCGCAGCGCTGCCTGAAGTCGGCCACGGCCTGCGACGCGGCGAACTTCGCCAAGACCTCCGACCCGGGCGCGTACCGCCCCTGGTGGGACACCCCCGGCAACCTCAACTGCAAGTCGACGTCGAAGCTGTGCCCGGCCTTCCCGTCCTTCTGGACCCAGCTGCGCCTGGACTCGGTCACGACGAAGGCGGCCCGCGCCGGCCAGACCGGCCTGGGCAAGGTGGACACGTACGAACTCCACCAGTCCTTCCCCGAGGACTGGTACTACACCTCCCCCGGCCTCTGGCTGAACTCGATCACCCGCCGCGGCTTCGCCCCCGGCGACACCACCGGCACCCTCCAGCACAAGGACGGCATCAGCTTCGGCGAGTACACGGTCGGCTCCTCCTCACCCCTGAAGGGCCGCCTGAGGGACCGTCAACTCCCCAACCTGGTGCTGAGCGGGCCGAAGGACCAGCGCCCGCCCTTCACCCGCCCCCGCATCGGCACGGTCGCCACCGAACACGGCGGTGACATCGAGATCGAGTACAAGGGCGGCTGCGCGAGCGAGCCGTCGGAGGACAAGGGCAAGAACAACGGCACCTGCTACCCGGTCCGCTGGTCGCCGGACGGCGACGAGAAGAAGCCCGCGAAGTCCTGGTTCAACAAGTACGTCGTCCACTCCGTGACCGAGAACGACAAGGTCACCCCGCGGGGCAAGATCATCCGCACCACGTACGACTACACGGACCCGGCCTGGGCCAAGACCGACGACGAGTTCACCCGCCCGTCCCTGCGCACGCACAGCGTCTGGCGCGGCTACCGCCAGGTGGCGGTCACCAAGGGCAGCAAGACAAGCTCCTCCGCAGCAGTGCCGCAGGCACAGTCGTACTCCGAGACGCGCTACTTCCAGGGTGTCGGCGGCGAGGTCAAGGACTCCACGGGCAAGTACACGCTCGTCACCGATGACGAGCCGCAGTACGCGGGCATGGCGGCGGAGAGTCTCACCTATCTGAACTCGGACAAGGGGACGCCGAAGAAGCGCTCTCTCAACTACCTCTGGTCGAAGCAGACCGCGTCCCGGTTCCGTGAGGCCGAGGACGGCGCGGACATGGATCCGCTGCTCGCCTTCCGCAGTGGTGTGAAGCGTACGGACGAGATCCAGAAGGTCGACGACAGCTGGCAGGCCGTCCGGACCCTGACGACCGTCGACGACACCTACGGCATCCCGGTCCAGGTCGAGACGGCGGTGGTCAAGCCGGACGGCTCCGGCGAAGCCTTCTCCGACCAGATCTGCACCAAGACGTCGTACGTGCACAACACTTCGGCCTGGCTCATCGGCCTGCCCAAGCAGCAGCGCACCACGGGCACCACCTGCGCCGATCACGACAGTGCCGACCCTGCCACGAAGCTGATCAGTGCGAGCCGCACCACCTACGACAACCTGTCGTACGGCGATGCCCCGACGAAGGGGCTGGTCACGGCTGCCGCAGGTGTGGACGGCGCCGGGACCTCGTACTCGGTCGTCACGAGGACGACGTACGACCCGCTGGGCCGGGTCCGTACCGTCGCCAAGCCGGGCGCCGGTACGACGGAGATGCAGTACACCCCGGGCGACTCGGGTGGTCCCGTCACCTCGGTGGATGCGATCAACGCCAAGGGCCACGCGGTCACCACGACCTTCGACCCGGGCCGCGGCCTGGCGCTGACGGTCAAGGACGCCAACGGTCGGGTCAGCCGTAGCGAGTACGACGCACTTGGCCGCTTCGTGAAGGGCTGGTCTCCGTCCCGCTCCTCGGGTGGCAAGTCACCGAACGTCGAGATCGAGTACCAGCCGGCGATCGCCACCTCGAACGAGTCCCGCCCCGCCGCCGTCACCACCAAGTCACTCAAGGACGACGGCACTTACAGCCGTCAGGTGACGATCTACGACGGCCTGATGCGCCAGGTCCAGACCCAGTCGCAGGCACACGGCCCCGGCCGCGTCGTCACGGACACCACCTACAACGACCACGGTCTCGCCGACGAGCAGACCAGCGCGTACCTGGCGAAGAGCGAACCGGCCGCCGAGCTCTTCGCGCCCAAGTCGAAGTCGCTCGTCCCGAGCCGGGTCAAGTTCCGGTACGACGGCCTGGAACGGCCGGTGAGTCAGTCGACGTACCACGACGAGAAGATGGTGCACGAGGCCAAGTCGGAGTACGGCGACACGAGCACGTATGTGGACCCGCCCGGCTCGACTTCGCCGCGGGCGCGGACGTTCACGGACGCGCTCGGCCGCGTCACCTCGATCCGCCACTACAAGGACGACGGGAGCACGGACCAGGGCCGGACGACCGGCTACGAGTACGACGCCCGTGGCTACCGCACCGAGGTCACCGATCCCGCCGGCAACGAGTGGACGTACGAGTACGACGCCCGGGGGCGGGTGACCTCCACCACCGACCCGGACGTGGGCAAGACGGACACCTGGTACGACGAGGCCGACCGGCCGTACAAGGTCACGGACGCGGAGCAGCGGACGACGTACACGGAGTACGACGAGCTGAGCCGGGTCAAGTTCGTCCGCGAGGGCTCGCAGACGAGCAACCCCGTCAAGTCGTTCACGTACGACACCCTGTCAGGCGCCCTCGGCCAGCCGGTCGCCTCCACCAGGCACACCGTGAACGGCGACTACATCAGCCGCGTCACGGGCTACGACACCGAGTACCGTCCCACGGGCTCCGAGACGGTGATCCCCGCCAACACCATGACGACGGGTGTCTCGGGCACGTACCCGTCCAAGTACACGTACACACAGACCGGAAAGCCGCAGACGGTCACGCTGCCCTCGGTGGGCGGCCTGGCCCAGGAGAAGGTCGTCACCCGCTACAACAGCGACGGCCTGACCGAGTCGACCTCGGGTCTCGCCTGGTACACGTCCGACGTCACCTACTCCCCGTACGGCGAACCCCTTCGGACGGTGTCCGGCTCCCAGCCGAACCGCGTCTGGACGACCAACTTCGTCGACCCCTACACCGGACGCCTCCAGCGCACGGTCGCCGACCGGGAGACCGCCGGCCCGCACCGCATCTCGGACAGCTACTACGCGTACGACAAGTCCGGCGTCATCACGTCGAACGCCCGTCAGCTGTCGGATGCTTCGGGCGACACCTGGGACACCCAGTGCTTCACATACGACGTGATGGGGGAGCTGGCCAACGCCTGGACGTCGAACATCGCTCCCGCGGGCAACGGCACGGGCTGCAAGTCTGCGAACGGTACGACGTGGGGCCCGCGCACGGACTACGCGGCTTCGTCGGGCCCGGTGGCCGACGCGCCGGACACGGCGACGGACGGGTCCAGCCCGGACGCCTCCCTCAAGTCGACGCTGGCCGCCACCGCCCCGGCCGCGAGCACCGTCTCCACGGGCGCCACCGCCTACCACCAGTCCTTCACCTTCGACTGGCTGGGCAACCGGGCAACCCTGACCGAGGCCGACCCGGCGGACGCGACCAAGAACGTCACCTTCACGTACGGCTACAACACCTCCAAGCAGCCGCACACGATGACGTCGATCGGCTCCAGCCCGGCGGGGCAGAGCAGCGCCTACACGTACGACGCGGTGGGCAACACGACGGACCGTGACCTGGCCTCCGGGACCCAGGACCTGAAGTGGACCTCGGAGAACAAGCTCGACACGATCACGGTCGGCACCAAGAAGACGACCTACGTCTACGACGCCACCGGAAACCGCATCCTGGAGAACTCCCCCTCCGGTTCGACGCTGTACCTGGGCGAGACGGAGGTGACGACGGGCAGCGCGGGTGCGGTGACCCGTGCCTCCCGGTCCTACGCCCAGCCCGGCGCCCCGATGGTGACCCGCACCGCGACCAGCGGCGCGACGACGGGGCACCAGCTCTCGGCCCTTCTCGCGGACCACCTGGGCACGGCGAACACGGCGGTGGCCCTGGCGAGCGGCCAGGCGGTCACCCGCCGAGCCGCCAAGCCGTACGGCGAACTCCGCGGCCCGAAGCCGGCGTCCTGGCCCAACAAGCGCGGCTACATCGGCGTCGGTATCGACGACACCACCACCGGCCTGACCCACATCGGCGCCCGCGAGTACGACCAGAACTCGGGCCGCTTCATCTCGGCGGACCCGATCATCGACATCGCGGACCCGTTGCAGATGAACGGATACGCCTACTCCAACAACAGCCCGGTTTCGAATTCCGACCCCACGGGGCTGTGCCTGACCTGCGGCGAGGGATTGCCGATCGGAGGAACGGGCTCCAACGGGACCGAGAAGCGTTATGTGGGTGCCCGTCAGGGTGCTTCTCAGGGAGGGGGAGGGGTCGGCGAGCCGAGCCGTACCCCAGAGGCGGAATGGGTAAGGGCCCATACTGTCAGCTCGAACGACGCGCGCCGGGTGGCCGGTCAGTACTTCGGTCACGGAAGCAACAATTTGACCAGCGCCGCGGGTGGCTACTGGTACCCCCAGACCAATGTGTTCGGTAGTCCGGAAACAGTCTGTTTCGGTCGCCTCGGCTGCAATAACGCACGCGCCTACTTTCTCGACCACCCGGATGATGTGGCCGGCGCGAAGAAAATCGCCGCCAACTACTGCGTCGACAATCGGGACAAATGCGTGAAGGACGCTCGTGTCTGGGAGCGGGGGATGGCGCTCGGGGACGAGTTCGTCATGGCCCTGAGTATGGGCCTAGGCCGTCTGGTCGGTGCGGCTGGCCGGAAAGCCGGAGATTGCACGCAGTGCTTCCTCGCCGGTACCGACGTCCTCATGGCCGACGGCACCACCAAGGACATCGAGGACATTGAACTCGGCGACAAGGTCCAGGCCGCCGACCCCGAAACCGGCGAGACAGGAGCGCGTGAAGTCACCCGCCTCATCGTCACCGAGGACGACAAACACTTCAACGAACTCTCCATTGCCACGGAAGACGGCATAGAACAGCTCACAGCGACCTACGAGCACCCCTTCTGGTCGCCATCAGAGAACGACTGGATCGAAGCCGGCGACCTTGATTCGGGCATGACCCTGCTCACCGACGAAGGCGACACAGTCCTCGTCACCGGCAACCGCGCCTACACACAGCACGCCCGGACGTACAACCTCACCGTCGACGACTTGCACACGTACTATGTGCTGGCGGGGGCCACGCCCGTACTCGTCCACAACTCAGGTCGCTGTGAATTCCCGTGGTCGAGCGGTCGAGTGTCAGGAAGCATTCGAGCAATCAATGAAGGTCGAACCAGCGTTACGGTGGGCTCGCGCTCGGAAGCTGAGGAAATCCTCCTGGGAATGTTCCAGGGTGACGGTTACCGCAATGCCGCCGGATTCGATGGCAAGGGCACGCGGCAGTACTTTGGATCGAAGAGTGGAACGTATCATTGGGATGATCAGCTTGGTGCGGACGGCCGGGTGCTAGGGCATGGCGCCGGTAACAGGGACGGCGATCTTCCTCATCTCCAGATTCACACATTTGAGGATTCGAAGTACGGCGGCTCAATCATTCGAATCTTCTGGAAAGGTTAG